The following coding sequences lie in one Bifidobacterium sp. ESL0690 genomic window:
- a CDS encoding beta-galactosidase — MSVRNSPTLSRDGRGLRRQFHWPKLLTSDGRGIAYGGDYNPDQWPEEVWDDDIRLMKKAGVNVVALGIFSWGRLQPAPDTWDFDWLDRIVDKLGKAGIAVDMASATATAPMWLYELHPEVLPVESDGTIVRPGSRQSWSPSSPVFREYALALCHKMAERYKDNPYVVSWHVGNEYGWNNRHDYSQNSLHAFRKWCKKQYGTIEAVNDAWGTAFWSQQVRSFDEIQLPMHPGNDTMVNPSLQLDFERFGSDALRDFFAAERNTIAEICPDKPLTTNFMISTDQCVMDYADWSDEVDFVSNDQYFEPGAKHLDSLLCGDALVDSLALRRPWYLMEHSTSAVQWKPVNARKRDGELVRDALAHVAMGADAINFFQWRQSRVGSEAFHSAMVPHAGKETKVFREVCELGEILNMLSAAGLQGSELQESDTAILFDAESEWAVRCKTLPSAKLSHWDDVSAWYSAFLDTGHRADVVPLRADYSGYKTIILPSILLLSNEQVQRLEAFVASGGTAIVDYATGIVDEHFHVGLGGYPGAGNGLLRKILGINCEEFNILGSIEGESDSVLLGNGAVSKLWQTVVRSHADSAVVLARYQGNGAKDWELEGVPAITCNTYGKGKAYYIGCDLDRDALAALSRGYLESDTINADTISEAQAKAETETETHDQNHIIYEQEEGPDNNSNENRDLVHIRRKGDGQVFDFYFTRGHESVKVGHIDGDVLFLYRGYTRNVEGESQWLKKGEDVVRKPAENAYILERNGILITRRQGV; from the coding sequence ATGTCTGTCCGTAATTCGCCAACTCTCAGCCGCGATGGCCGGGGGCTTCGTCGTCAATTTCACTGGCCGAAACTGCTGACGTCCGATGGGCGCGGCATCGCCTATGGCGGCGACTACAACCCCGACCAATGGCCCGAAGAGGTCTGGGACGACGATATCCGCCTGATGAAGAAGGCCGGCGTGAACGTTGTGGCTTTAGGGATTTTCAGTTGGGGGCGTCTCCAGCCCGCTCCGGATACTTGGGATTTCGACTGGCTCGACCGCATCGTCGACAAGCTCGGCAAGGCCGGCATCGCCGTGGATATGGCCTCCGCCACGGCAACCGCTCCGATGTGGCTCTATGAATTGCATCCCGAAGTGCTCCCTGTGGAATCCGATGGCACGATCGTCCGTCCCGGCTCGAGGCAGTCGTGGAGCCCGTCAAGCCCGGTGTTCCGGGAATACGCGCTGGCACTGTGCCACAAAATGGCCGAACGCTATAAAGACAATCCCTACGTCGTCTCCTGGCATGTCGGCAACGAATACGGCTGGAACAATCGGCACGATTACTCGCAAAACTCGCTTCATGCCTTCCGCAAGTGGTGCAAGAAGCAGTATGGCACCATCGAAGCCGTCAACGATGCTTGGGGCACGGCATTCTGGTCGCAACAGGTGCGTTCCTTCGACGAGATCCAGCTGCCGATGCATCCCGGCAATGACACGATGGTCAATCCCAGCCTCCAATTGGATTTCGAGCGTTTCGGGTCCGACGCTTTGAGGGATTTCTTCGCCGCCGAACGCAATACCATCGCCGAGATCTGCCCCGACAAGCCGCTGACCACGAATTTCATGATTTCCACTGATCAATGCGTGATGGATTATGCCGATTGGAGCGACGAGGTCGATTTCGTCTCGAACGACCAATATTTCGAACCGGGCGCGAAGCATCTCGACAGCTTGTTATGCGGCGACGCGTTGGTGGATTCGCTTGCCTTACGCAGGCCGTGGTATCTGATGGAACATTCGACTTCGGCAGTGCAGTGGAAGCCGGTCAACGCGCGGAAACGCGACGGCGAATTGGTTCGCGACGCTCTGGCGCATGTGGCCATGGGGGCCGATGCCATCAATTTCTTCCAATGGCGGCAATCGCGGGTCGGTTCCGAAGCCTTTCATTCCGCTATGGTGCCCCACGCGGGCAAGGAAACCAAGGTTTTCCGCGAGGTCTGCGAGCTGGGCGAAATATTGAATATGCTTTCGGCCGCAGGCTTGCAAGGCAGCGAGCTTCAGGAATCGGACACGGCTATCCTTTTCGACGCCGAATCCGAATGGGCGGTGAGATGCAAGACGCTGCCAAGTGCGAAACTCAGCCACTGGGACGATGTTTCGGCATGGTACAGCGCTTTTCTGGACACCGGGCATCGCGCCGATGTCGTGCCGCTACGCGCCGACTATAGCGGTTATAAGACAATAATTCTGCCAAGTATTTTGTTGCTTTCAAACGAACAGGTCCAACGTCTCGAAGCGTTTGTGGCTTCAGGTGGCACCGCGATTGTCGACTATGCCACCGGCATCGTTGACGAGCATTTCCATGTGGGACTCGGGGGTTACCCGGGTGCCGGAAACGGTCTGCTGCGCAAGATTCTCGGAATAAACTGCGAAGAATTCAACATTCTCGGATCTATCGAGGGCGAATCTGATTCAGTGCTTCTCGGCAATGGTGCTGTTTCAAAACTGTGGCAGACCGTGGTTCGTTCGCATGCCGACTCGGCGGTCGTGCTCGCCAGATATCAGGGGAACGGGGCCAAAGACTGGGAGCTCGAAGGTGTCCCGGCCATCACTTGTAATACATACGGCAAAGGCAAGGCCTACTATATCGGCTGCGATCTGGATCGTGACGCGTTGGCCGCGTTGTCTCGGGGCTATCTGGAATCGGATACCATCAATGCCGATACCATCTCCGAAGCCCAAGCCAAAGCTGAAACCGAGACCGAGACGCACGACCAAAACCATATCATCTACGAGCAGGAAGAGGGTCCCGACAACAATTCGAACGAAAATCGTGATCTGGTCCATATCCGCCGCAAAGGCGACGGGCAGGTTTTCGATTTCTACTTTACGCGTGGCCATGAGTCGGTAAAAGTCGGGCATATCGACGGCGACGTCCTGTTTCTTTATCGCGGCTATACCCGAAATGTCGAAGGCGAATCGCAGTGGCTTAAAAAGGGTGAGGATGTCGTGCGCAAACCTGCGGAGAATGCCTATATTCTTGAGCGCAATGGAATATTGATAACTAGACGACAGGGAGTGTGA
- a CDS encoding LacI family DNA-binding transcriptional regulator, translated as MSHNGTHHDFSTHHRHVTLRSVAEAAGVSLKTASNVINGTGRMTDATRKRVKSVIDDMGYRVNIAARNLNRGLTGFITLAVPSLTPPYLARLANRVIDEARKRGYSVYVTTYAEGSAKGARDVLHSFNPTVSDGMILSMSEFEDISPEDFDVDYPLVVVGSRTTWRRADHVTPDDIQAAESATAYMLDHGSSRIAVIGAREALDTKKLRNAAEGNAQLRMKGIVEECRRHRRQLDPALVGVTPGDWTISAGVRATHQLIDTGVPFDGLIALNDQLAFGALSVLATSGIRVPGQVQVIGFDNIEESAYLQTPLTTMDSCLDWTAPTAVERIIGRIHGEITSPELLKVKSKLIVRQTTRP; from the coding sequence ATGTCGCATAACGGAACGCACCATGATTTCAGCACTCATCACAGGCACGTTACGTTACGCAGTGTCGCCGAAGCCGCCGGGGTATCGCTGAAAACCGCGTCGAACGTCATCAACGGTACGGGGCGTATGACCGATGCCACTAGAAAAAGGGTCAAATCCGTCATCGATGACATGGGCTATCGGGTCAATATCGCCGCCCGTAACTTGAACCGTGGGCTTACCGGTTTTATTACTCTTGCTGTGCCGTCGCTGACGCCGCCATATCTTGCACGATTGGCCAACCGCGTGATCGATGAGGCGCGCAAACGCGGTTATTCCGTTTACGTCACCACTTATGCGGAGGGTTCGGCAAAAGGTGCGCGCGACGTGTTGCATTCGTTCAATCCCACTGTTTCGGACGGGATGATTCTCTCCATGAGCGAGTTTGAGGATATCTCTCCGGAAGATTTCGATGTCGACTATCCGCTTGTTGTGGTCGGTTCGCGCACCACTTGGCGGCGTGCGGACCACGTGACCCCGGACGATATACAAGCCGCCGAAAGTGCGACCGCGTACATGCTCGATCACGGGAGTTCGCGTATTGCGGTTATCGGTGCGCGCGAAGCGTTGGACACGAAAAAGCTGCGCAATGCCGCGGAAGGTAACGCACAGTTGCGAATGAAGGGGATTGTCGAGGAATGTCGCCGGCATCGGCGTCAACTTGATCCGGCGCTTGTCGGGGTCACTCCCGGCGATTGGACCATCAGCGCCGGAGTTCGCGCCACGCATCAGTTAATTGACACCGGCGTTCCGTTCGATGGCCTGATAGCGCTGAATGACCAGCTGGCTTTCGGTGCGCTTTCCGTGCTGGCGACTAGCGGCATCAGGGTCCCCGGCCAAGTGCAGGTTATCGGTTTCGATAACATCGAGGAATCCGCCTACCTGCAGACTCCGCTGACAACCATGGATTCTTGTCTGGATTGGACGGCGCCCACCGCCGTGGAGAGGATCATCGGCAGAATCCACGGGGAGATTACGAGCCCCGAACTGCTCAAGGTCAAATCCAAACTCATCGTGCGGCAGACGACGCGGCCGTAA